The genomic window ATCCTGCCGCCCGGTTTCGGCCGCAAATCCGCAGACCAATGTCCGCTCAAGCTTCAGCGGAGATCACCCATGCGCCCGTCTCGCCTGTCCTGCGCCGCCGCGATGTCGGCCATCGCCCTCGCCTTCGCCGTCCCGGCCCTGGCGCAGGAGACCTCGCCGCAAAACAACGCGGAAATGGCCGCCATCTTCGCCGCCGACCAGGCCGTGCGTCAGAATCTGGCGCCCGACTTCTTCAAGGATCGCGCGCGCATGACCGAAATGATCACGGGCGACGCCGCGCGCCGGGTCCAGACGCGCGCCCTGCTGGACGCCGGGGCGCTCCAGACCGGCGAGGACTACCGCGCCGCCGCCTTTGTCTTCCAGCACGGCTCCACGCCCGAGGATTATCTGCTGGCCCATAGCCTGGCCGTCGCCGCCGTCGCCAAGGGCTCGCCCGAAGGCGCCTGGATCGCCGCCGCCACCCTCGACCGCTATCTGCAGATGACCGAAAAGCCGCAAATCTACGGCACCCAGACCCGCAAAACCCGCGACGCCCCGGCCACCCTCGATCCCTACGACCGCGCCCTGATCCCCGACAGCCTGCGCACCGTCTTCGGCGTCCCGCCCCAGTCGGAACAGGACGCCCGTCTAGCGGCCGTCAACGCCGCGGCGGAGGCCGCGGCGTCCAAGCCCTGATCGCTCAGTTCGCGGCTGGCTTCGGCGGGGCGTTCTTCACATACTGGTCCAGCCAGCGGGTCATCTCCCACAGGGTGTGGCCCACGGATTCCCGCGCGCGGTATCCATGCGCCTCCAGCGGCAGGGTGACGTAACGCGCCGTCGCCCCCAGCCCCTTCAGCGCCGCATAGAAGCGCTCGGACTGCACCGGGAAGGTGCCCGAGTTGTCGTCCGCCTCGCCGTGGATCAGCAGGATCGGCTCGTTCAGCTTGTTCGCATAGGTGAAGGGCGACATCTCGGTATAGATCTCGGTCGCCTCCCAATAGTTGCGCTGCTCGGACTGGAAGCCGAACGGCGTCAGGGTGCGGTTATAGGCCCCCGACCGCGCGATCCCGGTGCGGAACAGATCGCTGTGCGCCAGCAGGTTCGCGGTCATGAAGGCGCCGTAGCTGTGGCCGCCGACCGCGATCCGGTCGCGGTCCGCCACGCCCATGCCGACCACGGCGTCGACCGCGGCCTTCGCATCGGCGACCAGCTGCTCGACATAGGTGTCGTTCGGCTCGGCCCCGTCCTTGCCGATGATGGGCATGGAGGGGTTGTCGAAGATCGCGTAGCCCTGCGTCAGCAGGAACAGGTGGCTGGACCCGCCGGGCCGCACAAAGCGGTTCTGCACGTCCACCGTCTGGCCCGCCACCGCCGCATCGGTGAACTCGGCCGGATAGGCCCACATCAGCAGCGGCAGCGGCCCGTCGCGATCCTTGTCGTAGCCGGCCGGCAGATACAGCGTCCCCGACAGTTTGACCCCGTCGGCCCGCTCATAGGTCACCAGCTGCCGCGTCGCCTCGGCCAGCTGCGGCGCCGGATCGGGGAAGTTGGTCAGCCGCGTCGTCTGGCCCGTCGTCAGATCACGGATCTGCAGGTTGGGCGGATCCAGCCGCGTCTCGCGCTGCGTCACCACCCGCTTGCCGTCCGCATCCAGGAAGCCGACCACGGCCTCGTAGTCCGTATTGGCCGAGGTCCACAGCCGTTCGCTGCGTCCCGTCGCCGGGTCCATCGCGGCCAGGAACGGGAACTCGCCCTGCGGCGTGGCGCCGGCGCCTGACATCAGGATGCGCCCCTGCGGATCGAAGCGGATCACCGACCGGCCCTGCGCATTCGGCTGGGTCACCGGCTGGCCCGGATTGTCGTAGCGCGCCTGATAGTTCCGCTCCAGCAGCACCCGGCCCTCGCCCGGATTGGACGGATCCACCACGAAGCGCGTCTCATGCCGGGTGTTGAACCAGCGACTATTGACGATGGCCAGGTCGTCCCGGCCCCAGACGACGCCGCCAAACCGTTCCTTCAGGTCGATCAGCTTCACGGGCTCGGCCGTGAACGGCGCGGCCTGCATGAAGACCCGGTCCCGGAACTCGGCCGCCTTGCGGATGTCCCCGCCGTCCAGCGCCTCCACCCAGGTCAGGGTCGCCGGCGCATCGGCCCGCCATTCGACCGAGCGCGGCCCCGGCGCCACGGCGTCGAAGGCGGTCGGCACATCGTCCCTCAGCGGCAGGTCGGCGACCGTGCGCACCACGCGACCGTTCATATCCGTCACCACGATCTCAGTCGGGAACAGGTCGTCCGGCACGACATAGCTATACGGCCGCTTGGCGATCTCATGCAGGATGTATTTGCCGTCCGGCGACACCGAACTGTCCAGATAGACCGCCGGCGCCCCGATCGTCCGTGCACGGCCGTTCAGCGGAACCAGGGTCAGCTGCGATGTGAAATAATGGTCGAACAGGGCCTCGTCGCCGGGGTTCGACAACAGGTCCTGATAGGTCCGCACCGGCGCGACCCGCCCGGCCGTCTCCTCGATGTTCGGCCCCGTGGGTGCGGCCGTCACGTCCGGCGCCGGACCGCGCCCCGCCGGGACCGCCTCGACCAGCAGGCCCGAACTGTCGGGCAGCCACTCATAACCCGTCCCGCCCGTCATATTGACCACCGGATCGGTCAGCTTCCTCGCCCGCGCCGAGGCCACGTCCACCACCCACAGCTCCAGCCCCGTCGGCCGGTCCAGCACGAAGGCCAGCGACTTGGCGTCCGGCGAGAACCGCGGCGCCGTGAACCGCGCGCCATCGGGCAAGGCCACGACGCGAGGTTGCCCCCCATCCACCGCCTGCAGGCTCAGACCCGTCAGCCACGCCACCCGGCTTTCGGCCGCGCCATTATTCCTCGGATTGATCCGCGTCCCCGCCAGCCGCAGCATCGGCTCGGCAAGGGCCTTGATGCTGGGCAGGTTGGACCGATCCATCAGCACCAGCGTCCGCCGATCCGGGCTCAGCATCGACGACGGCGTCGGCTTGGCGTCCAGGATGTCCGCGATCGGCGCCGGCGGCTGCTGATAGACCATCGGCCCCGCAGCCGGCGCCGCGTTCTGGGCTAACGCCCCACCCGCCACGCCGCTCAGCAGCACCGCCGCCAGAACCAGCCCAACCCCACGTCCACGCATCATCATCGTCTGAAGTCCCCACAAATCCCGAACCCAAGACCTACCCCCGCCCGCACGCCGACGCCAACCTGTTTTGGCGTTACAGTGTCACATGGCCGCTGATCTCACTTCTGTCCGCTCATCCCCGCTTTCGCGCGCATGCAGAGAGGACTGACGCCCTCAAATCGTCATTCCGGGACCTCGCGCAGCGAGGAACCCAGGACCAGCGCCTCGCTATGGAAACAGCAGGCATCCAGCTCCCACTCCTGGCTTCCGGGTTCGTCCTTCGGACGCCCCGGAATGACGACTTTAGAGGGCCAGCAGCGCCTCCACCTGATCGCGCTCCGGCGCCGACGGCTGCGCGCCCGGGCGGGTCGCGGCAAAGGCTCCGGCGGCGCAGGCGAAGCGCAGCGCCTCGGCCGGGTCCATGCCTTCCAGCAAAGCGACGGTGATGGCGGCGACGAAGGCGTCGCCTGCGCCCGTTGCATCCACCGCCTCGACGGCCGGCGGGGTCGCCCAGGCCATTTCGACGCCGCGCTGATACATGGCCGCGCCCCGTGCGCCCTTGGTGACGACCACCCGTCCCCCGCCCCGGTGCAGGCCGTCGCCATAGAAGGCCGCCTCGGTCTCGTTGACGACGATCAGGTCGGCGCGGCGCAGCAGCAGTTCCGACACCGGCGCGGCGGGCGCCAGATTGGCGCAGACGAAGCCTGTCGCCCGGCCCACCGCCGCCTCGACCGTCTCGATCGGCAGCTCCAGTTGCACGATCAGCGCGCCCTCGATCCGCTGCGGCAGCTGTTCAGGGGTGACCATGTGGTTGGCGCCGGCCGCGACCACGATCTGGTTCTCGCCGGTCGGATCGACGGCGATCAAAGCCACCCCCGTCGGGGCCGCCACATCGACCTCCACACCCGCCAGATCGACGCCCAGATCCTCCATCAGGGCCAGGGCCTCGCCGGCCATGGCGTCGTTCCCAACCCGGCCGATCAGACAGACCTCGGCCCCCAGCTTCTCGGCCGCCAGCGCCTGGTTGGCGCCCTTGCCGCCGGGATGCCGCGCCAGGGTCGCCCCCGTCACCGTCTCGCCCGGCGCCGGCAGCTGGGGCGCGGTGGCGACCAGATCCAGGTTGATCGAGCCGACGACGGTGATCCTCATGCGCCGGCCTCCAGCGCCTCAGCCTCCAGAGTTTGGGCCTTCAGCTTGGCGACGATCAGATCGAACACCCCTTGCGCGTCCGCCGCGACCGCCCAGCGATGCCGCGCCGTCGCCGGATCGATCCGGAACTCGACCGCCGTATGCCCGCGCGTCAGGTCCGAACCCGTCTCCACCTCGATCCGGCAGGGCTTCGTCTCGAACAGATCGGGCTTGATCAGCCAGGCGATGGGACAGGGGTCATGCAAGGGGGCGCCCCAATCGAAAGTGGGCCAGCCCACGATCTCGCGCTCCACCCGCTGCGAGAACCGCAGCGTTGACGCCGCCGCCCGCGCGGCCTCGCTGTCGATGGACTCTATCGCCACGATCCGGGCCTCGGTGGCGCGCACCTGATGGGTCGCATCCAGGCCGAAGGCGACCACCTGACACCCCGATCCGAACACCACCGCCGCCGCATCCGGATCGGCCCAGATGTTGAACTCGGCGGATGCGGTGACATTGCCGCCTTCCGACCGCGCCCCGCCCATGACGACCACCGGCCCCAGCCGCTCGGCCAGCCGCCGCTCACGCCGCATCGCCAGCGCCAGATTGGTCATCGGCCCCAGGACGGCGATGGCGACCGAGCCTTCGGGCCGGCTCATCACCAGATCGACGATGGCGTTCGCGGCCGGCCCGTCGCCGACGATCCCCGTCGGTTCGAACGGCTCCAGATCACCCAGACCCTCGACGCCGTGAAACGCGCCCGCCCCCGCCGGAGGACGTTTCAGCGGCCGCTCGGCTCCGCCGAAAACCGGCACGTCCTCGCGCCCGGCGATCTGGCGGATGATCCGCGCATTGCGCTGGGTCTTGGCGCCGGGGACATTGCCCCCGACCGTGGTGACGGCCAGCAGCTCCAGCTCGGGCGCGGCGAAGGCCAGAAACAGCGCCACGGCGTCATCCACGCCGGGGTCGCAATCGATGATCAGGGACTGAATAGACACCGCCCATGACTAGGCAGGCCGGCCGCGCGGAGCAAGCCGCAACCGCGCCTCAGCCCCGACACGCCTTCACACACGCTTGGGCCAGCACCTCCGCCGAATCCGTCAGGGGCGCGGCGGCGTCTTCGGCGCGCAGCAGCAGCGGAACCTCGGTGCATCCGGCGATCAGCCCATGCGCGCCCGCGTCCGCCAGGGCCTGCGCCAGCCGCGACATCCCTGCCCGCGCCGTCTCGCCGACATCGCCGCGCTTGACCCCATAGACCAGGCCCATGAAGGCCTCGCGGTCCGCGCCCTCCAGCAGCACCGTCTCGACCCCGCGCGCCGCCAGCGCCTGCGTATAAAGCCGCTCGCCCCCCGGCGTCGCCAGCACCCCGATCCGCCCCACGCCAGACGCGACCGCCGCGTCCGCCGTCGCCGCGATCATGTCGATGAAGTTCAGGCCCCGCGCCTCGCACGCCGCGCGTATCCCGCCCGCCTGTCCATGGGCGGTGTTGCAGGGCATGGCGATCACCTCGGCCCCCGCCGCCGCCAGCCCCTCGGCCATCCGCCCCAGCACCACCTCGGCCTCGCCCGGCCGGGTGTTGCGATCGGGAACCTGGGGGTTCAGGTCCATAACCACCCGGATGTGATCGGCGTCGCCTTCCGCCGGCGTCAGCGCCTGCACCCGCGCCAGAAACGCCACCGTCGCGGCCGGTCCCATGCCGCCGATGACGCCCAGAATTTTGCTCATGCGGCGGCGCCCTTGCCGTTCGACGGATCCCGCTGGGCGAACAGGCGCGTCACCTCGGCCATGTTCTCCGTCCCCCATGTGCATAGCGGCACCAGCGCCTGGGCCAGACTGACCCCCAGCGGCGTCAGCCCATAATCCACCCGCGGCGGCACCTCCTTGTAGTCGGTGCGCATGATCAGACCATCGGCTTCCAGCTCCTTCAGATGCTGGATCAGCACCTTGTCGCTGACGTCGCGTATCGCGCGACGCAGCGCGCCGTACCGGGTGGGACCGTCCTGCGCCAGGAAATAGAGGATCAACGGCTTCCACTTGCCGGACACGATCCGAAGTGTGGCGTCCAGCCCGCAGGTGAAGCCCGGCAAGGTCGGTGTGCAAACCGAGGTCGAGGGCGAGGCGGCGCTTTCGAGATCATCGCGTAACATTTTTCGACACTTACCAAATGGTGCATACTTGTCGATAGGTGGGCGGATCGTCAGCTCAGTGCAACCTCATTGAAGGAGAGCACATCATGAGCAGACTACACGGCAAGACGGCCGTCATCACGGGCGGCGGGAGCGGCATCGGGCTGGGCGCGGCCAGACGCTTCGTCCAGGAAGGCGCCTTCGTCTACCTCTTCGGACGACGCCAGGCTCAGCTTGAGGCGGCCGTCGCCGAACTGGGCGCTGACGCCCGCGCGATCAGCGGCTCGATCACTGACCCCGCCGACCTCGACCGACTCTATGCGACGGTGAAGGCCGAACGTGGCGGCCTCGACATCCTGTTCGCCAATGCAGGAACCGGATCGTTCGCGGCGCTGGGCGAAATCACGCCCGACCATTACGACCAGACCTTCGACGTCAATGTGAAGGGCACGGTCTTCACGGTTCAGAAGGCCCTGCCCCTGATGTCGGCTGGCGGCTCGATCATACTGACCGGCTCCAGCACCGGCGTGATGGGCACGCCCGCCTTCAGCATCTACAGCGCGACCAAGGCCGCGATCCGAAATCTGGCGCGCACCTGGGCGCTGGACCTCAAGGGGACCGGCATCCGCGTCAACGTTCTGTCGCCCGGACCGACCACGACCGAACTTGCGGCCGAAGTCCTGGGCGAAGAGGGCCTTGCCGCCATCGGCGCCTCCACCGTCCTGGGCCGCATGGGCGACCCGTCGGAAACCGGCGCCGTCGCCGCCTTCCTCGCCTCGTCGGACAGCAGCTTCATGACCGGCGGCGAAGTCTTCGTCGACGGCGGCCTGGCGCAGGTCTGAGCCGACGCATCAGGGCTTCGATCATCGGATCGAAGCCCTGATGCGCCTCGTTCCACAGTTTCCGGGCCGTTCATTTGCTCGCGCGCGCGATCCGATACGGTCCCGCACGCATCGCCAGCGGCCGCCCCTTCCAGCTCAATTGCACCGCGCCCTCATCCACCAGGGCGTCCACCGCAGCATGAACGTCAGGCATCGCCTCGCGCCACGCGCCGGCCTCGCCCGCGACCGCCCGCGCGACCTCGCTGGGGCAGACGGTGGCGTCCTCGGACCGGGCGGCCAGAAGCGCCAGCGTGGCCTCGCGCGGGTCCATGACGCGCGCCGCCTCTACAGCGCGCCTTCGATTTCGGTCTGATAGCCGAACAACCCCTGCGCCCCGCCGGTGTGCAGGAACACCACCGTCTCGCCCTTGAACCGGCCGGCGCGCGCCAGGGCGATCAGCCCCTTCATCGCCTTGCCGGAATAGACCGGGTCCAGCACGATCCCGTCCAGACGCGCGGCCAGGGTCAAGGCGTCGATCACCCCCTGGTCGATCAGGCCATAGCCCTCGCCGACATAGTCGCAGTCGGCGACCACCTGCTCGCGCGTCACCCGTCCCGGCTGCCCCAGCAGGGCCGCCGTCTCCTCGGCCAGTTTGAAGACGTTCGCCTCCTGCCTGTCCTTGGGCGCCCGCACCCCGATGCCCAGCACGGGAATGTCCGCCCCCATGACCGCCAGCCCGGCGACCAGGCCCGCATGGGTGCCGGCGCTGCCCGTCGCCGTCACGATCCGGTGGACCTCCAGATCCATCTCATCGGCCTGGACCACGATCTCGCGCGCGCAATCGACATAGCCCAAAGCACCCGTAGCGTTCGATCCGCCGCCGGGAATGACATAGGGCTTGCCGCCCCGCGCCCGCACCTCGGCGGCCGTCTTCTCGAGCTCGGCGACCATGTCCGTCCCGCTTGGCACGGTGCGCAGGGTCGCGCCGAACAGCCGGTCCAGCAGCACGTTGCCGTTGCCGACATAGTCCGTCGCCCTGGACCCCGTCCGATCTTCCAGAATGATCTCGCACGCCAGACCATGCGCCGCCGCCGCCGCCGCCGTCTGGCGCACATGGTTCGACTGCACCGCCCCTTGCGTCACCAGGGTGTCGGCGTCCGCTTCGAACGCCGCGCCCAGCAGGAACTCCAGCTTGCGGGTCTTGTTGCCGCCGCCGGCCAGGCCGGTGCAGTCGTCGCGCTTGATCCACAGATCCAGGCCCAGCTCTTCCGACAGGCGGGGCAGCGGCTCCAGCGGCGTCGGCAGATGGGCCAGGCGGATACGGGCGAAACGGGCGAGATGCATGGGACGGTTTCCTGTTCGCCGTCTTGATAGCCCGCGCCCGTGACATTCAAAAGCGCCAGACCCAAGCTGGCGGCCCCTACGCTCCGCCCTCGACCTCAGCCCGGCGCGCCGGCCTCGGCCACACGCGTCGGCGCGACGAAGGCGGCGTCGCACAGGGCCTGAGCGAAGGCGTGGGACGTGACCGCCTGGCGATCCATCAGGGCGTCCAGCACCCCGGCCCCCGCATCCACCGTCACGACCAGCGGATAACGTCCGACCACCTGACCGCCCTGCGCCGGATCGCGCAGTTCCGCCGTCGCCCGCATCCGGTGTTCGGCGCGATCGCCCGCCAGAATGGCCAGGCGCGGCGCGCGGCTCAGCGCCTCGACATGGATGCTCAGGTTCAGCCGATGCCGGCCATTGGCGCAGAAACCCATCTCGTTCAGCACCTCGTCGTTGAAGGTGTCGGCGAAGTCTTCCTCGGCGTCCAGCCAACTGGTCGTGGTCGTGACGCTGCCGATCCGCGCCTGCTCGGCCATGGCCGGCGACAGGGCCATCGGCTCGCCGCCGACATCCACCGAGGCGCAGGCCGTCAGTCCCGCGCACGCCAGAACCGCCAACAAGGCGGTCGTCTTGATCTGTTTCATGGTTCCCTCTCCCTAGAGGCCTTCACCAAGCATGACAAAAAATGAACCCCGCCTGAACGCTGTTCGACAAGCGCCCGGCATGATCCTCGTCCTCCCGCCAATGGCCTTCGGACAGTCTGGCTAACGACGGGCCTTTCCGATGCCACGCCGCGCGATCACGCCTCAGTGGACGCCGCCCTGCCGATGGGCCCCAGATGGGTCTGGTCGAACGATCCTGCGATCTTCAACCCATAACCGAGCATCCGATCCAAACCGATGTGCGCGCCCCAGATCAACGCCAGCGGCGTCAGCATGGGCGCCACCCACAGACCGGCCAGACCCAGCACCACCGGACCCGCCTGGCTGTGCGCCACATTGTAGGCCAAGGCCCCGATGCGGCCGCCGAACAGATAGCCCGCGAACGACAGGTCAGGCGCCAGGAAGGCCGCCGCAAACAGCCACCACGGCGCGCCGATATGGGCGTAGAGGCCGACGCACAACACCAGGATCGCTAGGCTTTCCAGCCTCAGCCAGTTCCGGATCGCGGGGACCGTCGTCATGCCGGTCATCAGGCGCTCCATATGTCCCGCTTGTGGGACATATGGATATGTCTCATGCATGGGACATGTCAACCGCACCCCCAAAGGTTCGCCCCCGCGATCGATCCGCGACCGAAACCGCCATCGTCGAGGCCGCCCGCCGACTACTCCTCCGCGACGGCTGGACAGCGCTGAATGTCCAGGCTCTGGCCGCCGAGGCGGCCGTGGATCGCAAGTTGATCTATCGCTATTTCACCGATCTCGACGGCGTGGTCGAACGCCTGGCCGCACGAGCAGACATCTGGCTGGGCCAGGCTCTGGCGGAACGGCCGCCGTCCATGGCGAGCACCTATCGCGACTTCATGCGCGAGTCGGTCCTGGCCTATCTGCATGTCCTGCGCACCCAGCCTCTGGTTCTGCGGATGCTGGCCTGGGAGATTGCGCAGGACACGCCGCTTCTGCGACGGCTGGAGGCGGCCCGGTCGCGCGTGATGCAGGACTGGATGGCCGCGCGTCGCCCTCAGATCGCTCTTCCTGCCGATGGGGACGCGGTCGCGCTGAACGTCATCGTTCTGGCGGCGGTTCAGCACCTGGCGCTGGCGGCTGACGCGCGGGGCCGCTTCGCCGGCGTTGAACTGGACGACCAGGGGTGGGCCCGGATCGAGGCCGCGATCGATCGCCTGATGCAGGTCTGGCCGGATTGATCGCCGTGGCGACGGGCGCCGGGAGCCAAAGCCGGCGCCCAAGCGTTGCCGCCGCATGACCGCCGCCGCGCCCCCTTTGGATCTGCAACGCGAGCGCGCCTATGTCCGCGATCTGGGCCGCGCCTTCGCCGGCGCCCTGGTGTTCAACATCCCGCTGTTGATGACGATGGAGATGTGGGCGCAGGGCGTGATCATGGACCGCTGGCGGTTGCTGACCTTCATCGTCGCCGGCCTGCCGCTGCTTTACGGCCTGGCCTATTACGCCGGCTTCTCGAAACGGCGCGGGCCGGTCAACGAAGCGCTGGACACCGCCGTGGCCCTGGCCGTCGGCTTCATCACCGCCTCCATGCTCCTGATCCTGTTCGGCGTCGTCGAATGGGACGCGCCGCCCCGCGAGGGCCTGGGCATGGTCGCGCTTCAGGCCATTCCCGGCGCCATGGGCGCGCTTCTGGCCCGGCGTCAGCTCAGCGGCGACGGCGGGGGCGACACCGATGAAGATCAGGCCTCCTATTTCGGCGAACTGTTCCTGATGGCGGCCGGCGCCTTGTTCTTCGCCCTGAACGTCGCCCCGACCGAGGAGATGATCCTGATCGCCTACAAGGCGACGCCCGCCCACATCCTGGCCCTGATCGCCGTCTCCATCCTTCTGCTCCACCTGATCGTCTTCAAGGCGGGCTTCGCCGGTCAGGAAGAGGCCGATCATCCGATCAAGGCCTTCCTGCATTTCACCCTGCCCGGCTACGCCATCGCCCTGACCGTCAGCCTGTTCACCCTGTTCCTGTTCGGCCGCACCGACGGCCATGCCGTCGCCGGCGTGGTCCAGACCATGGTCGTCCTGGGCTTCCCCGCCGCCATCGGCGCCGCCGCCGCCCGTCTGTTGGTCTGACCCCATGCCCACGAAGAAGAAGCCCGCCGCCTCGACCCGCCCTCTGTTGCAATGGGGCATGGCCTTGCTCGGCGCCGTCATCACCCTGACCGCCATCGGCATCGTGGTGTGGGAGGCGCTCCAGCCCACAGCCCCGCCCGCGCTCAGCGCCCGCATCGTCGCCGTGGACGTCACCGCCGCAGGCCAGGTCGCGACCGTCCGTGTCCAGAACGACGGCGACGACACCGCCGCCGCCGTGGATATCGAAGGGGTTCTGGGCGACCAGACCGCGACCGCCAGCCTGGACTACGTCCCCGGCCACGGCCACGCTAAGGCCTACCTCCGCTTCGACGCCGATCCGCGCGCGGCGGCCGTCTCGGTCAAGGGCTGGTCGGCGCCCTGAGCCTGGGTTATGGTGGCGACGTTCTCCGGGGGGTCGCAATCGAGCGGCTGAGATAGAGGTTTCTCCTCTGACCCGTCGAACCTGATCCGGGTCATGCCGGCGAAGGGATGAGTAACGCTATCGGTCCTGACGTCACAGGACCCCTCGCGCCCGACGTCGGCGGACCTCAAACCGTTTGAGGCCGCCATGAACATCCAAGTCACCCCGCCCGCCCTGCCCGAAGAGCCCAATGTCGAGTTGGCTCTGAAAGACGCCCGCGAGGAGGTCATGCGCGAGACCGGAACCATCCCCACCGGCGAACGCGCCGGCTCCCGCAAGGTCTATGTCGCTGGCGAACTCTACCCCGACATCCGGGTCCCCTTCCGCGAGGTCGCCGTCCACCCGAGCGCCAACGAGCCGCCGGTGACCATCTATGACTCCTCCGGCCCCTACACCGACCCCACGGTCACCATCGACATCAAGAAGGGCCTGCCCCTCGTCAAATCGAGCTGGCAGCTGGATCGCGGCGACATCGCCCCCGTCCTCAACCCGCGCGAAGTGAAACCCGAGGACAACGGCCACGCCTCCGGCCGCCACCTCGCCCCCCGCTTCGACGTCTCCAACCACAAGGTCTTCAAGGGCGTTGAAGGCCGCCCCGTCACCCAGTACGAATACGCCAAGGCCGGCATCATCACGCCCGAGATGGAATATGTCGCCATCCGCGAGAACCTGCGCCGCGAGCAGAACAGCCCCTGCATCCGCGACGGCGAGGACTTCGGCGCCAGCATCCCCGACTTCGTGACGCCCGAGTTCGTCCGGCAAGAGATCGCGCGCGGCCGCGCCATCATCCCGCACAATATCAACCACCCCGAGGTCGAGCCGATGATCATCGGCCGCAACTTCCTGGTGAAGATCAATGCGAACATCGGCAACTCCGCCGTCCTCAGCAGCGTCGACGACGAGGTGGACAAACTGGTCTGGGCCACCCGCTGGGGCGCCGACAATGTCATGGACCTGTCGACGGGGAGGAACATCCACAACATCCGCGACTGGATCATCCGCAACTCGTCCGTCCCCATCGGCACCGTGCCCATCTATCAGGCGCTGGAGAAGGTGAACGGCATAGCCGAGGATCTGACGTGGGAGGTGTTCCGCGACACCCTGATCGAACAGGCCGAGCAGGGCGTGGACTATTTCACCATCCACGCGGGCGTGCGCCTGCCCTTCGTGCCGATGACGGCCAAGCGGGTGACGGGCATCGTCTCGCGCGGCGGCTCCATCATGGCCAAATGGTGCCTGGCGCACCACAAGGAGAGCTTCCTCTACGAGCATTTCGAGGACATCTGCGACATCATGCGCGCCTATGATGTCAGCTTCAGCCTGGGCGACGGCCTGCGCCCCGGCTCCATCGCCGACGCCAATGACGAGGCCCAGTTCGCCGAGCTGCGCACCCTGGGCGAACTGACCAGGATCGCTTGGGCCAAGGGCTGCCAGGTCATGATCGAGGGCCCCGGTCACGTACCGATGCACAAGATCAAGCAGAATATGGACGAGCAGCTGAAGCACTGCCACGAGGCGCCCTTCTATACGCTTGGCCCCCTCACCACCGACATCGCGCCGGGCTATGACCACATCACGTCCGCGATCGGCGCGGCCATGATCGGCTGGTTCGGCACGGCCATGCTCTGCTACGTCACGCCCAAGGAGCATCTGGGCCTGCCGGATCGTCAGGACGTCAAGGACGGCGTCATCACCTACAAGATCGCCGCCCACGCCGCCGACCTGGCCAAGGGCCACCCCGCCGCCCGCCTGCACGACGACGCCCTGTCACGCGCCCGGTTCGAGTTCCGCTGGGAGGATCAGTTCAACCTGGGCCTGGATCCCGAAACCGCCCGCAAATACCACGACGCCACCCTGCCCAAGGAGGCCCACAAGACCGCCCACTTCTGCTCCATGTGCGGCCCGAAATTCTGCTCGATGAAGATCAGCCAGGACATCCGCGACGCCGCCGCCGCCCAGAACGACGCCGGCGCCTCCCTGTCGGAAGCCGAAGCCGGCATGGCGGAGATGTCGGCGAAGTT from Brevundimonas fontaquae includes these protein-coding regions:
- a CDS encoding DUF3253 domain-containing protein, with protein sequence MDPREATLALLAARSEDATVCPSEVARAVAGEAGAWREAMPDVHAAVDALVDEGAVQLSWKGRPLAMRAGPYRIARASK
- a CDS encoding D-cysteine desulfhydrase, translated to MHLARFARIRLAHLPTPLEPLPRLSEELGLDLWIKRDDCTGLAGGGNKTRKLEFLLGAAFEADADTLVTQGAVQSNHVRQTAAAAAAHGLACEIILEDRTGSRATDYVGNGNVLLDRLFGATLRTVPSGTDMVAELEKTAAEVRARGGKPYVIPGGGSNATGALGYVDCAREIVVQADEMDLEVHRIVTATGSAGTHAGLVAGLAVMGADIPVLGIGVRAPKDRQEANVFKLAEETAALLGQPGRVTREQVVADCDYVGEGYGLIDQGVIDALTLAARLDGIVLDPVYSGKAMKGLIALARAGRFKGETVVFLHTGGAQGLFGYQTEIEGAL
- a CDS encoding DUF4260 domain-containing protein, which produces MTGMTTVPAIRNWLRLESLAILVLCVGLYAHIGAPWWLFAAAFLAPDLSFAGYLFGGRIGALAYNVAHSQAGPVVLGLAGLWVAPMLTPLALIWGAHIGLDRMLGYGLKIAGSFDQTHLGPIGRAASTEA
- a CDS encoding TetR/AcrR family transcriptional regulator; translation: MSTAPPKVRPRDRSATETAIVEAARRLLLRDGWTALNVQALAAEAAVDRKLIYRYFTDLDGVVERLAARADIWLGQALAERPPSMASTYRDFMRESVLAYLHVLRTQPLVLRMLAWEIAQDTPLLRRLEAARSRVMQDWMAARRPQIALPADGDAVALNVIVLAAVQHLALAADARGRFAGVELDDQGWARIEAAIDRLMQVWPD
- a CDS encoding TIGR02587 family membrane protein, which produces MTAAAPPLDLQRERAYVRDLGRAFAGALVFNIPLLMTMEMWAQGVIMDRWRLLTFIVAGLPLLYGLAYYAGFSKRRGPVNEALDTAVALAVGFITASMLLILFGVVEWDAPPREGLGMVALQAIPGAMGALLARRQLSGDGGGDTDEDQASYFGELFLMAAGALFFALNVAPTEEMILIAYKATPAHILALIAVSILLLHLIVFKAGFAGQEEADHPIKAFLHFTLPGYAIALTVSLFTLFLFGRTDGHAVAGVVQTMVVLGFPAAIGAAAARLLV
- the thiC gene encoding phosphomethylpyrimidine synthase ThiC; translation: MRETGTIPTGERAGSRKVYVAGELYPDIRVPFREVAVHPSANEPPVTIYDSSGPYTDPTVTIDIKKGLPLVKSSWQLDRGDIAPVLNPREVKPEDNGHASGRHLAPRFDVSNHKVFKGVEGRPVTQYEYAKAGIITPEMEYVAIRENLRREQNSPCIRDGEDFGASIPDFVTPEFVRQEIARGRAIIPHNINHPEVEPMIIGRNFLVKINANIGNSAVLSSVDDEVDKLVWATRWGADNVMDLSTGRNIHNIRDWIIRNSSVPIGTVPIYQALEKVNGIAEDLTWEVFRDTLIEQAEQGVDYFTIHAGVRLPFVPMTAKRVTGIVSRGGSIMAKWCLAHHKESFLYEHFEDICDIMRAYDVSFSLGDGLRPGSIADANDEAQFAELRTLGELTRIAWAKGCQVMIEGPGHVPMHKIKQNMDEQLKHCHEAPFYTLGPLTTDIAPGYDHITSAIGAAMIGWFGTAMLCYVTPKEHLGLPDRQDVKDGVITYKIAAHAADLAKGHPAARLHDDALSRARFEFRWEDQFNLGLDPETARKYHDATLPKEAHKTAHFCSMCGPKFCSMKISQDIRDAAAAQNDAGASLSEAEAGMAEMSAKFRAGGGVVEVKV